A portion of the Tamandua tetradactyla isolate mTamTet1 chromosome 16, mTamTet1.pri, whole genome shotgun sequence genome contains these proteins:
- the LIN37 gene encoding protein lin-37 homolog isoform X4, with protein sequence MFPVKVKVEKSELEMAKARNQLDAVLQCLLEKSHMDRPSARFPHQRRKKRREMDDGLTEGGPQRSNTYVIKLFDRSVDLAQFSENTPLYPICRAWMRNSPSVRERERSPSSPLPPLPEDEEAGHGPLCPQGSEVTNSKCRDVYKLPPPTAPGPPGDTCRSRIPSPLQPETQGTPDDEPSEPEPSPSTLIYLNMQRWKRIRQRWKEASHRNQLRYSESMKILREMYDRQ encoded by the exons AGTTGGAGATGGCCAAGGCCCGGAACCAACTGGATGCTGTTCTGCAGTGTCTGCTGGAGAAGAGCCACATGGACAG GCCATCTGCCCGCTTCCCTCACCAGCGGCggaagaagaggagggagatGGATGATGGGCTGACAGAGGGAGGGCCGCAGCGATCCA ACACATATGTGATCAAGCTGTTTGACCGGAGCGTGGACTTGGCCCAGTTCAGTGAGAACACTCCACTGTACCCAATTTGCCGTGCCTGGATGCGCAACAGCCCCTCAGTGCGTGAGCGTGAACGCTCACCCAGCTCACCGCTGCCCCCACTGCCTGAGGATGAGGAG GCGGGGCATGGACCCTTGTGTCCCCAGGGATCAGAGGTCACCAACAGCAAGTGTCGAGATGTATATAAGCTGCCCCCACCCACAGCCCCTGGGCCACCCGGAGATACCTGCAGATCCCGCATTCCATCCCCACTGCAGCCTGAGACCCAGGGTACCCCTGATGATGAG CCCTCTGAGCCTGAGCCCTCACCCTCCACACTCATCTACCTCAACATGCAGCGTTGGAAACGCATCCGCCAGAG GTGGAAGGAGGCATCTCATCGGAACCAGCTCCGTTATTCAGAAAGCATGAAGATCCTACGAGAGATGTATGACCGACAGTGA
- the LIN37 gene encoding protein lin-37 homolog isoform X1 has product MFPVKVKVEKSELEMAKARNQLDAVLQCLLEKSHMDRERLDEEAGKTPSDTHNKDCSIAATGKRPSARFPHQRRKKRREMDDGLTEGGPQRSNTYVIKLFDRSVDLAQFSENTPLYPICRAWMRNSPSVRERERSPSSPLPPLPEDEEAGHGPLCPQGSEVTNSKCRDVYKLPPPTAPGPPGDTCRSRIPSPLQPETQGTPDDEPSEPEPSPSTLIYLNMQRWKRIRQRWKEASHRNQLRYSESMKILREMYDRQ; this is encoded by the exons AGTTGGAGATGGCCAAGGCCCGGAACCAACTGGATGCTGTTCTGCAGTGTCTGCTGGAGAAGAGCCACATGGACAG GGAGCGTCTGGATGAGGAAGCTGGGAAGACCCCCTCAGATACCCACAATAA AGACTGCTCCATCGCGGCCACCGGCAAACG GCCATCTGCCCGCTTCCCTCACCAGCGGCggaagaagaggagggagatGGATGATGGGCTGACAGAGGGAGGGCCGCAGCGATCCA ACACATATGTGATCAAGCTGTTTGACCGGAGCGTGGACTTGGCCCAGTTCAGTGAGAACACTCCACTGTACCCAATTTGCCGTGCCTGGATGCGCAACAGCCCCTCAGTGCGTGAGCGTGAACGCTCACCCAGCTCACCGCTGCCCCCACTGCCTGAGGATGAGGAG GCGGGGCATGGACCCTTGTGTCCCCAGGGATCAGAGGTCACCAACAGCAAGTGTCGAGATGTATATAAGCTGCCCCCACCCACAGCCCCTGGGCCACCCGGAGATACCTGCAGATCCCGCATTCCATCCCCACTGCAGCCTGAGACCCAGGGTACCCCTGATGATGAG CCCTCTGAGCCTGAGCCCTCACCCTCCACACTCATCTACCTCAACATGCAGCGTTGGAAACGCATCCGCCAGAG GTGGAAGGAGGCATCTCATCGGAACCAGCTCCGTTATTCAGAAAGCATGAAGATCCTACGAGAGATGTATGACCGACAGTGA
- the LIN37 gene encoding protein lin-37 homolog isoform X2, whose protein sequence is MFPVKVKVEKSELEMAKARNQLDAVLQCLLEKSHMDRERLDEEAGKTPSDTHNKDCSIAATGKRPSARFPHQRRKKRREMDDGLTEGGPQRSNTYVIKLFDRSVDLAQFSENTPLYPICRAWMRNSPSVRERERSPSSPLPPLPEDEEGSEVTNSKCRDVYKLPPPTAPGPPGDTCRSRIPSPLQPETQGTPDDEPSEPEPSPSTLIYLNMQRWKRIRQRWKEASHRNQLRYSESMKILREMYDRQ, encoded by the exons AGTTGGAGATGGCCAAGGCCCGGAACCAACTGGATGCTGTTCTGCAGTGTCTGCTGGAGAAGAGCCACATGGACAG GGAGCGTCTGGATGAGGAAGCTGGGAAGACCCCCTCAGATACCCACAATAA AGACTGCTCCATCGCGGCCACCGGCAAACG GCCATCTGCCCGCTTCCCTCACCAGCGGCggaagaagaggagggagatGGATGATGGGCTGACAGAGGGAGGGCCGCAGCGATCCA ACACATATGTGATCAAGCTGTTTGACCGGAGCGTGGACTTGGCCCAGTTCAGTGAGAACACTCCACTGTACCCAATTTGCCGTGCCTGGATGCGCAACAGCCCCTCAGTGCGTGAGCGTGAACGCTCACCCAGCTCACCGCTGCCCCCACTGCCTGAGGATGAGGAG GGATCAGAGGTCACCAACAGCAAGTGTCGAGATGTATATAAGCTGCCCCCACCCACAGCCCCTGGGCCACCCGGAGATACCTGCAGATCCCGCATTCCATCCCCACTGCAGCCTGAGACCCAGGGTACCCCTGATGATGAG CCCTCTGAGCCTGAGCCCTCACCCTCCACACTCATCTACCTCAACATGCAGCGTTGGAAACGCATCCGCCAGAG GTGGAAGGAGGCATCTCATCGGAACCAGCTCCGTTATTCAGAAAGCATGAAGATCCTACGAGAGATGTATGACCGACAGTGA
- the LIN37 gene encoding protein lin-37 homolog isoform X6 has protein sequence MAKARNQLDAVLQCLLEKSHMDRPSARFPHQRRKKRREMDDGLTEGGPQRSNTYVIKLFDRSVDLAQFSENTPLYPICRAWMRNSPSVRERERSPSSPLPPLPEDEEAGHGPLCPQGSEVTNSKCRDVYKLPPPTAPGPPGDTCRSRIPSPLQPETQGTPDDEPSEPEPSPSTLIYLNMQRWKRIRQRWKEASHRNQLRYSESMKILREMYDRQ, from the exons ATGGCCAAGGCCCGGAACCAACTGGATGCTGTTCTGCAGTGTCTGCTGGAGAAGAGCCACATGGACAG GCCATCTGCCCGCTTCCCTCACCAGCGGCggaagaagaggagggagatGGATGATGGGCTGACAGAGGGAGGGCCGCAGCGATCCA ACACATATGTGATCAAGCTGTTTGACCGGAGCGTGGACTTGGCCCAGTTCAGTGAGAACACTCCACTGTACCCAATTTGCCGTGCCTGGATGCGCAACAGCCCCTCAGTGCGTGAGCGTGAACGCTCACCCAGCTCACCGCTGCCCCCACTGCCTGAGGATGAGGAG GCGGGGCATGGACCCTTGTGTCCCCAGGGATCAGAGGTCACCAACAGCAAGTGTCGAGATGTATATAAGCTGCCCCCACCCACAGCCCCTGGGCCACCCGGAGATACCTGCAGATCCCGCATTCCATCCCCACTGCAGCCTGAGACCCAGGGTACCCCTGATGATGAG CCCTCTGAGCCTGAGCCCTCACCCTCCACACTCATCTACCTCAACATGCAGCGTTGGAAACGCATCCGCCAGAG GTGGAAGGAGGCATCTCATCGGAACCAGCTCCGTTATTCAGAAAGCATGAAGATCCTACGAGAGATGTATGACCGACAGTGA
- the LIN37 gene encoding protein lin-37 homolog isoform X3: MAKARNQLDAVLQCLLEKSHMDRERLDEEAGKTPSDTHNKDCSIAATGKRPSARFPHQRRKKRREMDDGLTEGGPQRSNTYVIKLFDRSVDLAQFSENTPLYPICRAWMRNSPSVRERERSPSSPLPPLPEDEEAGHGPLCPQGSEVTNSKCRDVYKLPPPTAPGPPGDTCRSRIPSPLQPETQGTPDDEPSEPEPSPSTLIYLNMQRWKRIRQRWKEASHRNQLRYSESMKILREMYDRQ; this comes from the exons ATGGCCAAGGCCCGGAACCAACTGGATGCTGTTCTGCAGTGTCTGCTGGAGAAGAGCCACATGGACAG GGAGCGTCTGGATGAGGAAGCTGGGAAGACCCCCTCAGATACCCACAATAA AGACTGCTCCATCGCGGCCACCGGCAAACG GCCATCTGCCCGCTTCCCTCACCAGCGGCggaagaagaggagggagatGGATGATGGGCTGACAGAGGGAGGGCCGCAGCGATCCA ACACATATGTGATCAAGCTGTTTGACCGGAGCGTGGACTTGGCCCAGTTCAGTGAGAACACTCCACTGTACCCAATTTGCCGTGCCTGGATGCGCAACAGCCCCTCAGTGCGTGAGCGTGAACGCTCACCCAGCTCACCGCTGCCCCCACTGCCTGAGGATGAGGAG GCGGGGCATGGACCCTTGTGTCCCCAGGGATCAGAGGTCACCAACAGCAAGTGTCGAGATGTATATAAGCTGCCCCCACCCACAGCCCCTGGGCCACCCGGAGATACCTGCAGATCCCGCATTCCATCCCCACTGCAGCCTGAGACCCAGGGTACCCCTGATGATGAG CCCTCTGAGCCTGAGCCCTCACCCTCCACACTCATCTACCTCAACATGCAGCGTTGGAAACGCATCCGCCAGAG GTGGAAGGAGGCATCTCATCGGAACCAGCTCCGTTATTCAGAAAGCATGAAGATCCTACGAGAGATGTATGACCGACAGTGA
- the LIN37 gene encoding protein lin-37 homolog isoform X5: MFPVKVKVEKSELEMAKARNQLDAVLQCLLEKSHMDRERLDEEAGKTPSDTHNKDCSIAATGKRPSARFPHQRRKKRREMDDGLTEGGPQRSNTYVIKLFDRSVDLAQFSENTPLYPICRAWMRNSPSVRERERSPSSPLPPLPEDEEPLGHPEIPADPAFHPHCSLRPRVPLMMSPLSLSPHPPHSSTSTCSVGNASARGGRRHLIGTSSVIQKA, encoded by the exons AGTTGGAGATGGCCAAGGCCCGGAACCAACTGGATGCTGTTCTGCAGTGTCTGCTGGAGAAGAGCCACATGGACAG GGAGCGTCTGGATGAGGAAGCTGGGAAGACCCCCTCAGATACCCACAATAA AGACTGCTCCATCGCGGCCACCGGCAAACG GCCATCTGCCCGCTTCCCTCACCAGCGGCggaagaagaggagggagatGGATGATGGGCTGACAGAGGGAGGGCCGCAGCGATCCA ACACATATGTGATCAAGCTGTTTGACCGGAGCGTGGACTTGGCCCAGTTCAGTGAGAACACTCCACTGTACCCAATTTGCCGTGCCTGGATGCGCAACAGCCCCTCAGTGCGTGAGCGTGAACGCTCACCCAGCTCACCGCTGCCCCCACTGCCTGAGGATGAGGAG CCCCTGGGCCACCCGGAGATACCTGCAGATCCCGCATTCCATCCCCACTGCAGCCTGAGACCCAGGGTACCCCTGATGATGAG CCCTCTGAGCCTGAGCCCTCACCCTCCACACTCATCTACCTCAACATGCAGCGTTGGAAACGCATCCGCCAGAG GTGGAAGGAGGCATCTCATCGGAACCAGCTCCGTTATTCAGAAAGCATGA